AAAATTTGAAGTGTGAAGTACTTAAAGTGAGTAGACTATATCTCGTCCGTGTTTATAATTAATCCCGAAGGGATTAAACCAGAATAACCCTGTACGAAGTGCAGGGAAATAAACACAAGGAAACCACAACCCCTTCGGGGTTGAACACTGGCCTCTGAATAAATTCAGAGTTAACAGTAATAAGTCGTCCCTACGGGACTCCATTACACTACATCTTATTGGTGAAATTCATCGTTCGAGCGACGCCCAAACGATGAGTGATGATTTTCATTGCTCTATCCATGTTTTTTGTTGTCGTTCTGAACGGAGCGATAGCGAAGTGAAGAATCTCAAAAATAATCACGGCTGTTAAAGCTGTTAAAAAAGATGCTTCACTGCGTTCAACATGACAAAACAGTTGGTTTTGGGCGTTTTGTATTTGGCCGCTTGTGATTTTTTTGCAATTTGCTTTTTTGTTTTTCGGGATTTCTAATCTGGTCGTTAACCATGGGTGATTGGTTGATTCTTAATGTTTTACCCATGTTTTCATTGTTATCATGAATGCAGCGCAGTGCAGTGAAGGATCTAAAATAACCACGGCTGGTCAAAGAGATTCTTCGCTACGCTCAGAAGGACAAAAGAAGTTGATTTTTGGGATTTCAAATTTAGTCACCTGAAACCCGCTGTTAGCGCCCCCGGTTAACGTCCCAGTTTTTCCCTGATTTTCTCCAGCATTATAGCGGTCAGTTTCTCGATATCGTAAGTGGTTTCCAGTCCCCAGTCGCGACGGGCAATGCTGTCGTCGATGCTGGCAGGCCAGCTTTCCGCAATCGCTTGCCGGAAATCGGGTTTGTACGTAATCGTAAAACCGGGAATGTGTTTTTTAATTTCTTCTGCCAGTTGTTTCGGATCAAAAGAAATTCCCGCCATGTTGTATGCCGAACGTAACGAAAGCTGCTCGGGTTTAGCCTGCATCAGTTTGATGGTATTTTTTATGGCATCTTCCATAAACATCATCGGCAAAGCGGTATCTTCTTTCAGAAAACACTGGTAACGGCCTTTTTTTATCGCATCAAAAAAGATTTCGACAGCATAGTCTGTTGTTCCGCCACCCGGTTCAGTCTTATAGCTGATCAGTCCCGGATAACGTACACTGCGAAAATCAATGCCGTAACGTTTATGGTAATACTCGCCCCAGCGTTCGCCGGCCAGTTTGGAAATTCCATAAACCGTATTGGGCTCCATCACCGTAAGTTGCGGTGTATTATGACGCGGGGTTGTCGGGCCGAAAACAGCAATGGAGCTGGGCCAAAAGATCTTTTTTGCTCCGGTTTCGCGGGCTGCTTCCAGGGTATTCATGAGCGCTTTCATGTTGATATCCCAGGCCTGCAACGGAATTTTCTCAGCGTTGCCCGAAAGCACCGCCGCCAGATTATAAATTTCGGTGATCTTAAATCGTACCAAAAAATGAATCAGGTTATTAAAGTCCAGTACATCCAGGATCTGAAAAGGGCCTGAACGCCGGATTTCGTCGGTGGGTTGTTTAATGTCGGTAGCAAAAACATGATGATTACCATAAATTTTGCGCAGGGCCATCACCAGTTCCGAACCGATTTGACCCGAACTGCCGATAACAAGAATATTTGTGTCCATTGGTTTGCGGTTTTTTTTGAAATAAGCGAGGCAAAGGTAGTGAAATAACGCCGAATCAAATTCAAAAACAAACAGAAATAACCGGTTTATAACAACATAATCCCCGCTCGTATTTTCAGCCCGTATTTGAATAAGCCGGTTGAAATTTTTTCTTTTTCACTTTCAAAATCACACACTGTCAAATATTTGAAGCCGATTTATACCGTTTAACGGCCCATAAAAACAGGGCAACCCGTCAATTACTCTCATTAAATCCTTATCTTTACAAGCTAAAAAAAGCTTTCATGGAAAAACGTTGGGTAGTAAAAGAAGAAGCTGACAGGCAGATGGTTATGCGCTTGGCAGAAGCGCTGGACATCAGTCCGAAGCTGACCAATTTACTGGTTCAACGCGGGGTTACCACTTTTGACGAAGCCAAATCTTTTTTCAGGCCTTCGCTGGATGCCCTTCACGACCCTTTTTTAATGAAAGACATGGACAAAGCGGTGGACAGAATTCTGCAGGCCATCTCGCGCAACGAAAACATCATGGTCTATGGTGATTATGATGTGGACGGAACCACCGCTGTTTCGCTGGTTTATTCATTCTTAAAAAACATTCATAAACGAATCGAGTTTTATATCCCCGATCGTTATCTTGAGGGATATGGCATTTCCATTAAAGGAATTGATACGGCTGCCGAACATGACGTAAAACTGATTATTGCTCTTGATTGCGGAATCAAAGCCATTGATAAAGTAAAATATGCCAGTGAAAAAGGAATTGATTTTATTATCGGTGATCATCACCGGCCCGGAGAAACGATTCCGGAAGCGGTAGCTGTTTTAGATCCCAAACGTCCGGACTGTCCTTATCCTTACAAAGAACTTTCCGGTGCCGGCGTGGGTTTTAAACTAACCCAGGCTCTCGCTTCCAAACTTCGCATTTCGGATAAAAAAGTTTTTGCCGGTCTTGATTTGCTGGCAATCAGCATTGCAGCCGACATTGTTCCTATTACCGGCGAAAACCGCATCCTTGCTTACTACGGTCTCCAACAAATTAATACCCAACCTCGTCCGGGAGTTTATTCCATTTTAAAGTCCTCCGGATTTGAAAAGGTAACTGAAAAAACGCCAAAAGTAAAAACCGTTTTTAATCGTGAAATCACCATCAGCGATCTGGTTTTTGTGGTAGGTCCGCGCATCAATGCCGCCGGAAGAATTAAAGATGCCACCGACTCGGTACGGCTGCTTATCAGCAATCATGAAGAATATGCCGAAAAACTGGGTGGCGAGATCAACGTCCTTAATTCGACACGGCGTGATCTTGACAGCAGCATTACCCAGGAAGCCATCGATATGATCAATGCCAGCGAAAAACTAAAAAAGAAAAAAACCACTGTTCTTTTTAAAGAAGAATGGCACAAAGGAGTTATTGGCATTGTCGCTTCGCGGCTTATCGAGCATTTTTACAAACCCACCATCGTACTCACGCTGGCCGACGGTTTAATTACCGGATCGGCCCGTTCGGTAAAAGGTTTTGATATTTACGATGCCATTGATTCGTGCAGCCATCTGTTGGCTCACTTTGGCGGACATACTTACGCTGCCGGACTGGCTATGAAACCTGAAAATCTGGATGCCTTCCTTGAAGAGTTTGAAGCCTATGCCGAAAAAAACCTAACCGACGAAATGCTGATTCCTGAAATAGAAATTGATGAAGAACTGTTCTTAAGTGATATCAACTCCAAATTCTACCGGATTCTGAAGCAATTTGCGCCGTTCGGACCGGGCAACATGTCGCCTTTGTTTGTTTCGCATCATCTGATCGACACCGGCTACGCCAAGACGGTAGGAAGAAACGGTGAAGCCCGCCACCTGAAATTCGAGGTCGTACACCGGGATCATTCAGGCAACCCACTGAAAGCCATTGCGTTTAACATGGGTGAACATTGCGAAAAAATGAAACAAGGCAAATCTTTCAGCCTTTGCTATCATCTGGATGAAAACACCTGGCTCGGGCAAACTTCGTTGCAGCTACGCGTAAAAGATATCCGGTTTCAGGAAGAAACCGAAGAATAAGATTTTAAACGTTCTTATAATTGTTTGTTTGGGGTTACTGTTGCAAATTCAGCTGGAAGTCAGAAGACGGAAGATAAAAGTCTCTTGCCACATCCAATTGTTATTCAGGTGGCTGTAACAATTCCTTTCGCCTTTGGCATTCTGGCTTTTCGTAGGAGAGATTAAATCATCCTGCAAAAAGAGCAGCAGAACCATTTTTTAATTGAAAACCAACATCATGGACTTTCCATGACAAAATCAAAAAGAATAATGATGAAAAAACATTTTTCCCATGTTGCGATTTTATTTTTTTTCGCAATCCCCTCTTTTCTTTTTTCACAAACCAAAACATCAAAAACCTTTCAGCTGAAAGATCTGCGCAAGCTGGTGCGTATTTCATCACCCCGCATCTCACCTGACGGAAACAAAGTGGCTTTTATCACTTCTAAACCCGACTGGAAGGAAGACAAAACACAACAAGCTATCCGGCTGGTAAATATCCGGACAAAAGCCATGCGGCAGCTTACATTTCATCGCGAAAAGCTCTCGCAACTGCGTTGGTCACCCGACGGAAAAAAACTGGCTTTTCTGGCCAAAGATCCGGCAACAAAAGAAACACAACTCTTTGTAATGCCCATGAACGGAGGTGATGCTGTTTGTGTTACCCGTTCCAAAACCGGTGTCGATTCATACGCCTGGAGCCCGGACGGAAAGCAATTTGCTTTCATTGCCCAGGATACCGTTCCTAATCCAAAAGCCATCAAACATCATGAAGATGCTTTCCGGGTTACAGACAACAATTACATGGTTCGCAAAGCAGTACAACCCTGGCATCTGTGGGTAATTTCCTCAGAAGGAGGCAAAGCCCGGCAACTTACACACGGATCATGGAGTTTGGGTACCGATCAGGGATCCATGTCTAACCCGGCCTGGACAGCCGACGGAAAAAGTATTGTATTTTGCCGTTATCCTGATGTGTGGGAAGGAAATGCCTGGCATTCGGTTCTGGGAAAAGTAGATGTAAAAAGCGGTAAGATAACCACCATTGTCGAAGAAGAAGGCGCAACCCATCCGGCTTTTGCTCCCGGTAACCATACACTGGCTTTTATGCGTCCGCGCCACGGTGACCAAAATAACGGTTTTGCGGTTTATATAAAACAAAACGGAAAAATTACCGATGCCACTGCCGGTTTAGCCCGCAATATCAACCGTTTTATCTGGCTCCCCGATGGAAAAAACCTATTGCTGTTTGCTGAAAAAGGAACCCGAGAAGTCATGTGGAAACAACCGGTAAACGGAAAAGCAGTCCTTATTTCTTTTCCAGATATTTTTCTTACCGGAAAAGCTTCGGTTGCTCCAAACGGAACGCTGGCTTTTACAGCAAACACGCCTTCTCACCCTTCGGAATTATATGTCATGAAATCGGTGAATGACAAGCCGGAAAGACTGACCAACCTGAATGCTTTTGTCGATTCGCTTTCTCTGGCCAAAAATGAAAGTATCGATTGGAAACTGGATGGTTTTCATGAAGACGGCGTACTTACTTACCCTGTTCATTTTGAAAAAGGGAAAAAATATCCACTGGTACTGGTCATTCATGGCGGACCGGAGGGAGCATCCACGCTACGCTTTTCTCCTCTGGTACAATTGCTGGCTGCTCGTGGTTTTTTTATCTTCCAGCCGAACTATCGCGGAAGCATTAACCTGGGCGATGCTTATCAACACGCCATTTATCGCAATACCGGAAAAGGCCCCGGAGAAGATGTCATGGCCGGACTGAAAAAAGTACTTGAAAAAGGATTCATCGACAAAACAAAAATTGGCGTTACCGGCTGGTCGTACGGCGGATATATGACTTCCTGGCTTATCGGCAACTACCCGGATGTTTGGAAAGCTGCCGTATCAGGCGCTGCGTTGAACGACTGGGTGATGGATTACACCATTGCTTATTACCAAAAAGGAGATTTGTATTTCTTCGGAGGTTCTCCCTGGGTAAAAAAATACTGGAAAATCTGGCGCGAACAGTCACCCATTGAATTTGCCACAAAAGTCAAAGCGCCCACACTCATTATGGGCGATGCCGGCGATCCTAACGTACCTATTGTGAACAGTTACGAGATGTTCCATGCTTTGCGCGATAATGGAGTTACCACTGAATTTTATGTTTATCCGGTGAATACCCATTTCCCGCATGATATTGTACGCACCACCGATGTTTACCGGCGCTGGATCGAATGGATGGTCAAATATCTGCAATAGGGGATAAAAAATTCTCGTATTTTTGGCCTTAAATTCAAAGGTTTCATGAATAGAAAAATCCGTTATTGGGCTTCCGGCATATTTTTACTGGCTACACTCATCAGTCTTGGTCTTTATTTTTCCGTTAGTGAAAAAACCTATTCGGATCAAACCATCAAAACACTGTCCGATAAACTACAGGCCTATGTCATTGGATTTTTAAACGAGAACCAAAAGGCTTTTGACACGTTGAAAACCGATTTTCAAGTGTTGAATCCGGCAAAACTTACGCCTGATTTTCTAAACCGTTATGCCCAGAAAACACTTCAAAATCACCCCGAAATGCAAGGGCTGATTTTTTACGGTCCGCATTTTCATTTTTTGTTTGCCCGGGATAAAAAATACTGGGTTTCCACCTACGACACCATTTTTAATGATACCCTGACCAACTGGGTACGCATGGACAACC
The sequence above is drawn from the Candidatus Sulfidibacterium hydrothermale genome and encodes:
- a CDS encoding NAD-dependent epimerase/dehydratase family protein, whose product is MDTNILVIGSSGQIGSELVMALRKIYGNHHVFATDIKQPTDEIRRSGPFQILDVLDFNNLIHFLVRFKITEIYNLAAVLSGNAEKIPLQAWDINMKALMNTLEAARETGAKKIFWPSSIAVFGPTTPRHNTPQLTVMEPNTVYGISKLAGERWGEYYHKRYGIDFRSVRYPGLISYKTEPGGGTTDYAVEIFFDAIKKGRYQCFLKEDTALPMMFMEDAIKNTIKLMQAKPEQLSLRSAYNMAGISFDPKQLAEEIKKHIPGFTITYKPDFRQAIAESWPASIDDSIARRDWGLETTYDIEKLTAIMLEKIREKLGR
- the recJ gene encoding single-stranded-DNA-specific exonuclease RecJ, which codes for MEKRWVVKEEADRQMVMRLAEALDISPKLTNLLVQRGVTTFDEAKSFFRPSLDALHDPFLMKDMDKAVDRILQAISRNENIMVYGDYDVDGTTAVSLVYSFLKNIHKRIEFYIPDRYLEGYGISIKGIDTAAEHDVKLIIALDCGIKAIDKVKYASEKGIDFIIGDHHRPGETIPEAVAVLDPKRPDCPYPYKELSGAGVGFKLTQALASKLRISDKKVFAGLDLLAISIAADIVPITGENRILAYYGLQQINTQPRPGVYSILKSSGFEKVTEKTPKVKTVFNREITISDLVFVVGPRINAAGRIKDATDSVRLLISNHEEYAEKLGGEINVLNSTRRDLDSSITQEAIDMINASEKLKKKKTTVLFKEEWHKGVIGIVASRLIEHFYKPTIVLTLADGLITGSARSVKGFDIYDAIDSCSHLLAHFGGHTYAAGLAMKPENLDAFLEEFEAYAEKNLTDEMLIPEIEIDEELFLSDINSKFYRILKQFAPFGPGNMSPLFVSHHLIDTGYAKTVGRNGEARHLKFEVVHRDHSGNPLKAIAFNMGEHCEKMKQGKSFSLCYHLDENTWLGQTSLQLRVKDIRFQEETEE
- a CDS encoding S9 family peptidase, producing the protein MKKHFSHVAILFFFAIPSFLFSQTKTSKTFQLKDLRKLVRISSPRISPDGNKVAFITSKPDWKEDKTQQAIRLVNIRTKAMRQLTFHREKLSQLRWSPDGKKLAFLAKDPATKETQLFVMPMNGGDAVCVTRSKTGVDSYAWSPDGKQFAFIAQDTVPNPKAIKHHEDAFRVTDNNYMVRKAVQPWHLWVISSEGGKARQLTHGSWSLGTDQGSMSNPAWTADGKSIVFCRYPDVWEGNAWHSVLGKVDVKSGKITTIVEEEGATHPAFAPGNHTLAFMRPRHGDQNNGFAVYIKQNGKITDATAGLARNINRFIWLPDGKNLLLFAEKGTREVMWKQPVNGKAVLISFPDIFLTGKASVAPNGTLAFTANTPSHPSELYVMKSVNDKPERLTNLNAFVDSLSLAKNESIDWKLDGFHEDGVLTYPVHFEKGKKYPLVLVIHGGPEGASTLRFSPLVQLLAARGFFIFQPNYRGSINLGDAYQHAIYRNTGKGPGEDVMAGLKKVLEKGFIDKTKIGVTGWSYGGYMTSWLIGNYPDVWKAAVSGAALNDWVMDYTIAYYQKGDLYFFGGSPWVKKYWKIWREQSPIEFATKVKAPTLIMGDAGDPNVPIVNSYEMFHALRDNGVTTEFYVYPVNTHFPHDIVRTTDVYRRWIEWMVKYLQ